The Paenibacillus sophorae genome has a segment encoding these proteins:
- a CDS encoding sensor histidine kinase — translation MNKELKLLRYGLIAIPAFISMYVQEYADNDRFTLHLLILLLLATLGARLPARFTAGMAALEMLYSSWLCSRYGSLLVFPSLSVLLVYFRLRPRSLPLLLAGIHLAVLNTAVMDDSPLIRAWVNLSFLLSAALCAQLHSAGRGREETLHLYDELRKKHFELDEARNRLLQFASQVENAAQAEERVRISRQLHDDIGHRLIRVKMMMEAALHTLPSAPEAGMTMMGQVRDQLAQSMDDLRAAVRRIGRGPRLDGAYALDRLLEETGRDTGIKTSYTVEGAPYPLYPSLQVVLYKNAREAITNGLRHGHATSVGIKLCYSPSEVTMEVSNNGKTGMEEYGSETPESKSDNRDDGTRSERLSGGSPGNPRLHLTGAAGGMGLKGMEERTRLVGGTFEVRAAYPFTVITKLPVYKQSEII, via the coding sequence GTGAACAAGGAGCTGAAGCTGCTGCGGTACGGACTGATTGCCATACCGGCTTTTATCTCGATGTACGTCCAAGAATATGCCGATAATGACCGGTTCACCCTGCATCTGCTGATCCTTCTGCTGCTGGCGACGCTGGGAGCGCGCTTACCGGCACGGTTCACCGCAGGGATGGCCGCGCTGGAAATGCTGTACTCTTCCTGGCTGTGCTCCAGATACGGAAGCCTGCTGGTGTTTCCTTCCCTGTCTGTGCTGCTCGTCTATTTCCGCCTTCGTCCCCGCTCGCTGCCTCTGCTGCTTGCGGGGATTCATCTGGCCGTGCTGAACACCGCCGTCATGGACGACTCTCCGCTGATCCGCGCCTGGGTTAACCTCAGTTTCCTGCTCTCTGCCGCGCTCTGCGCCCAGCTTCATTCGGCGGGACGCGGCCGGGAGGAGACGCTTCATCTATATGACGAGCTGCGCAAAAAGCACTTCGAGCTGGACGAAGCCCGCAATCGGCTGCTGCAGTTCGCGTCCCAAGTGGAAAATGCCGCACAAGCTGAGGAACGGGTGCGAATTTCCCGCCAGTTGCATGACGACATCGGCCACCGGCTGATCCGCGTCAAAATGATGATGGAGGCCGCGCTGCACACGCTTCCCTCCGCGCCGGAGGCAGGCATGACCATGATGGGACAAGTGCGCGATCAGCTTGCGCAGAGCATGGATGACCTGCGCGCCGCCGTAAGGCGCATCGGCCGGGGCCCGCGGCTTGATGGCGCCTATGCCCTGGACCGGCTGCTGGAGGAGACCGGCCGGGACACCGGCATCAAGACCTCTTATACGGTGGAGGGCGCACCTTATCCGCTCTATCCGAGCCTTCAGGTCGTCCTGTACAAAAATGCCCGCGAGGCCATCACCAATGGACTCCGGCACGGACACGCGACATCGGTCGGCATCAAGCTCTGCTACAGCCCGTCCGAAGTTACGATGGAGGTCAGCAATAACGGAAAAACAGGGATGGAAGAGTACGGCAGTGAGACACCGGAGAGCAAGAGCGACAACCGGGACGATGGAACCCGCTCGGAACGGTTGTCCGGCGGGAGCCCAGGGAACCCAAGATTGCACCTTACCGGCGCTGCCGGCGGCATGGGGTTAAAAGGGATGGAGGAGCGAACCCGGCTGGTCGGCGGAACGTTCGAGGTCCGGGCTGCTTATCCCTTCACTGTCATAACGAAGCTGCCGGTCTATAAGCAAAGTGAAATCATTTAG
- a CDS encoding response regulator transcription factor — protein MIKVVIVDDDSFIRESLKVLIGMDPEIEVTGAAGDGGEALKLLESGAEADVVLMDIRMPGIDGVEGARLIKRRYPQAAVLMLTTFDDDEYIIEALKGGASGYLLKNIPPDRIIQGIKTVHEGNMLIHPDIARKLANFLQPSAGNTSPCPLESYGLTKTEQSVVKAIAEGHSNKEIAAELFLSEGTVKNYITEILSKLGLRDRTQIAIFYLKNGR, from the coding sequence ATGATTAAAGTCGTAATCGTGGACGACGATTCTTTTATAAGGGAAAGTCTGAAGGTGCTCATCGGTATGGACCCGGAGATTGAGGTAACGGGGGCCGCAGGAGACGGCGGAGAGGCGCTGAAGCTGCTGGAGAGCGGGGCGGAAGCCGATGTTGTGCTGATGGATATCCGCATGCCCGGCATTGACGGCGTGGAAGGGGCGCGGCTGATCAAGCGGCGTTATCCGCAGGCTGCCGTGCTGATGCTGACCACCTTCGACGATGACGAATATATTATCGAGGCGCTCAAAGGCGGAGCCAGCGGCTATCTGCTCAAAAACATCCCCCCGGACCGCATTATCCAGGGCATCAAAACGGTCCATGAAGGCAACATGCTCATTCATCCCGACATTGCCCGCAAGCTCGCGAACTTTCTTCAGCCCTCGGCCGGGAACACGTCCCCCTGTCCGCTGGAATCTTACGGGCTGACCAAGACGGAGCAGTCGGTTGTCAAGGCAATCGCTGAGGGGCATTCGAATAAGGAAATTGCCGCCGAACTATTCTTAAGCGAAGGAACGGTCAAAAACTACATAACCGAAATATTGAGCAAGCTGGGACTGCGGGACCGGACGCAGATCGCTATTTTTTATTTGAAAAATGGGCGGTGA
- a CDS encoding PDZ domain-containing protein → MLELLASLGNAALHMLAQPFYYIALLFIGLYYRRQTLLERRLIHVKLHSWGREIWRAIWTGLAAGVLVSLAAMLLGVSVTGPAVVCIWVVSLVLLLFRVRYFCFAYSIGLLGIIQFALSFFPGFLPGGLGGEAVTAVRGMDIPALLALAAILHVVEALLARWQGPALATPLFLEGKRGRVVGGYRMEAFWPLPLFLLVPAGAGAGELPWPTLLGGGLGLVSLPVVIGFSQLTTGMLPKSKAARASGRLLLCGAVLLGLALLAARYSPLTLLAALAALLLHEGLVWYGALEERRSSPFFVHPPHGLKVLAVLPGSPAQELGILPGEILLKVNSEALTGKAQQLHEALRRSPAFCKLEVQNAAGESKYLQRAIYDGDHHLLGVILAPQPDEDTTAPEKPAGIVGIALMKTGARRRVSGASALPARRETAAAQETAASREAAAAQETAASREAAPALPALGTPGPLPGSGRAESAKR, encoded by the coding sequence ATGCTGGAACTGCTGGCAAGCTTGGGGAATGCAGCGCTGCATATGCTGGCGCAGCCCTTTTATTATATCGCTTTGCTGTTCATTGGCCTTTATTACCGCAGGCAGACGCTGCTGGAGCGAAGGCTCATTCATGTAAAGCTGCACAGCTGGGGCAGGGAAATATGGCGCGCCATATGGACGGGTCTGGCCGCAGGTGTTCTCGTCTCGCTTGCAGCCATGCTGCTCGGCGTTTCGGTAACGGGTCCGGCAGTTGTCTGCATCTGGGTGGTCAGCCTAGTTCTGCTGCTGTTCCGGGTGCGGTACTTCTGCTTCGCGTATTCCATCGGCCTGCTTGGAATTATTCAGTTTGCCCTGTCCTTCTTTCCTGGCTTCCTCCCCGGCGGTCTTGGCGGAGAGGCCGTGACAGCGGTTAGAGGAATGGATATTCCCGCGCTGCTTGCTTTGGCTGCCATCCTGCATGTGGTCGAGGCGCTGCTCGCCCGCTGGCAGGGGCCGGCGCTTGCGACGCCGCTGTTTCTGGAAGGCAAGCGCGGCCGGGTGGTGGGCGGATACCGGATGGAGGCATTCTGGCCGCTGCCGCTCTTTCTGCTCGTTCCCGCAGGCGCGGGAGCCGGCGAGCTGCCGTGGCCGACGCTGCTCGGCGGAGGCCTCGGCCTCGTCTCGCTGCCTGTCGTCATCGGCTTCAGCCAACTGACGACGGGCATGCTGCCAAAGAGCAAAGCGGCCCGCGCCTCGGGACGGCTGCTGCTCTGCGGCGCCGTCCTGCTGGGCCTCGCGCTGCTCGCGGCCCGGTACAGCCCGCTGACGCTGCTCGCGGCGCTCGCGGCTCTGCTGCTGCACGAAGGGCTGGTGTGGTACGGCGCTCTGGAGGAGCGCCGCAGCAGCCCCTTCTTCGTGCATCCGCCGCACGGCCTGAAGGTGCTGGCCGTGCTGCCCGGCAGCCCCGCGCAGGAGCTGGGCATCCTGCCGGGCGAGATCCTGCTGAAGGTCAACAGCGAAGCGTTGACCGGAAAGGCGCAGCAGCTGCATGAAGCGCTGCGCCGGAGTCCGGCGTTCTGCAAGCTGGAGGTGCAGAACGCCGCAGGCGAGAGCAAGTACCTGCAGCGCGCCATTTACGACGGCGACCATCATCTGCTGGGCGTCATTCTGGCGCCCCAGCCGGATGAAGACACGACGGCGCCAGAGAAGCCGGCCGGCATTGTGGGCATTGCCCTGATGAAGACGGGCGCCCGCCGCAGGGTATCCGGCGCCTCGGCACTGCCGGCCCGGAGGGAGACGGCAGCGGCGCAGGAGACGGCGGCTTCGCGAGAGGCGGCAGCGGCGCAAGAGACAGCAGCTTCGCGAGAGGCGGCCCCTGCGCTTCCCGCGCTCGGAACGCCGGGACCGCTGCCAGGCTCAGGCAGAGCGGAATCGGCGAAACGATAA
- a CDS encoding S41 family peptidase encodes MLKKSTAAFMVIAALLCGSLLTLAVTGSLFSGQAAGESVASAPASGGLAQSEAKKLGTTLSLIEGNYYQSVDRSKLIDGAVNGMMEALGDPYSNYMAKETAEKFEESIEGSFTGIGAEVASDNGKVVVVSPIKGSPAEKGGIQAKDIIVSVNGTTLTGMDLNDAVAKIRGPKGSTAVLVIQRSGSAQPLTFNIKRDNVTLETVYSSMEKNGVGVIEITQFSLNTADRFKEELAKLEKKGLKGLVIDVRNDPGGVLPVVIDIAEQFVPRGKTIVQVENKNKERELTTSKGSGKDYPVTVLMNKGSASASEILAGALQQSAGAKLIGENSFGKGTVQTSFDKQLGDGSLLKITIAKWLTPNGTWIHGKGIKPDIAVAQPDYFSVTPIDKSVPLQYNSNSSNVKSAQTMLDGLGYKPGRKDGYFDTGTRDAVKKFQSAVKLKVTGIIDAKTAEALEAALIKAIRNPASDNQRNRGIEEIRKEIGAKASNS; translated from the coding sequence ATGTTAAAAAAGAGCACGGCGGCTTTTATGGTCATCGCAGCTCTGCTGTGCGGCAGCCTGCTGACGCTTGCTGTGACGGGCTCGCTCTTTTCCGGACAAGCTGCCGGAGAAAGCGTGGCATCCGCCCCGGCAAGCGGCGGGCTTGCGCAGAGCGAAGCGAAGAAGCTTGGGACGACGCTTAGTCTGATCGAAGGAAATTACTACCAGAGCGTGGACCGAAGCAAGCTGATCGACGGCGCGGTTAACGGGATGATGGAAGCGCTCGGCGATCCTTATTCGAACTATATGGCCAAGGAAACGGCGGAGAAATTTGAAGAGAGCATTGAGGGCTCTTTCACCGGCATTGGAGCCGAGGTCGCCTCGGATAACGGCAAAGTCGTCGTCGTGTCTCCGATTAAAGGTTCGCCGGCAGAGAAGGGCGGAATTCAGGCGAAAGATATTATCGTGTCCGTGAATGGAACAACGCTTACAGGAATGGATTTGAACGACGCGGTCGCCAAAATCCGCGGCCCCAAAGGCAGCACAGCGGTCCTCGTCATCCAGCGCAGCGGTTCCGCCCAGCCCCTGACGTTCAATATCAAACGGGATAACGTGACACTGGAGACGGTCTACTCCTCCATGGAGAAGAACGGCGTTGGCGTGATCGAGATTACGCAGTTCTCGCTGAACACTGCCGACCGCTTCAAGGAAGAGCTGGCCAAGCTGGAGAAGAAGGGACTCAAAGGTCTTGTCATTGACGTCCGCAACGATCCCGGCGGCGTCCTCCCGGTTGTCATCGATATTGCCGAGCAGTTCGTGCCAAGAGGCAAGACGATCGTTCAAGTAGAGAACAAGAACAAGGAACGTGAACTGACGACCTCCAAGGGCAGCGGCAAGGATTATCCGGTCACTGTGCTGATGAACAAAGGCAGCGCGAGCGCATCGGAGATCTTGGCGGGAGCGCTGCAGCAGTCTGCCGGAGCCAAGCTGATCGGCGAGAATTCCTTCGGCAAGGGAACAGTGCAGACCAGCTTCGACAAGCAGCTCGGCGATGGCAGCTTGCTCAAGATTACAATCGCCAAATGGCTGACGCCGAACGGAACTTGGATTCACGGCAAGGGAATCAAGCCGGATATCGCCGTGGCCCAGCCGGATTATTTTTCGGTGACGCCAATCGACAAGAGTGTGCCGCTCCAGTACAACTCAAACAGCTCGAATGTGAAGAGCGCGCAGACCATGCTTGACGGTCTGGGCTATAAGCCGGGGCGCAAGGACGGATATTTTGACACCGGCACGAGGGACGCGGTGAAGAAATTCCAGAGCGCAGTCAAGCTGAAAGTTACCGGTATTATTGACGCTAAGACGGCGGAGGCGCTGGAAGCCGCATTGATCAAGGCGATCCGAAATCCTGCGAGCGACAATCAACGCAACCGGGGAATTGAAGAGATACGGAAGGAAATCGGGGCGAAGGCGTCGAATTCATGA